The Corynebacterium comes genome window below encodes:
- a CDS encoding DUF4265 domain-containing protein, whose amino-acid sequence MVTLIAPVARAGIDSEELAADPLGGCHYILRSIPVVAEGVALGDIVACVIVDGRPHIDHVVVPGGNTTLRVLVDAPFIAQLRLLLENLGCRVEHPLPGLLVLSVAPDAPGEGIRAHLADLADQGVVQVAPE is encoded by the coding sequence ATGGTCACCCTCATCGCACCAGTTGCCCGTGCGGGCATCGACTCGGAGGAACTCGCCGCAGATCCGCTCGGCGGGTGCCACTACATCCTGCGCTCGATCCCGGTCGTCGCCGAGGGTGTGGCGCTCGGTGACATTGTCGCGTGCGTCATCGTCGACGGTCGTCCGCACATCGACCATGTCGTCGTCCCCGGTGGGAACACCACGTTGCGCGTGCTTGTCGACGCCCCCTTCATCGCCCAGCTCCGTCTGCTTCTGGAAAACCTCGGTTGCCGGGTGGAGCATCCGCTGCCGGGACTGCTGGTCCTCAGCGTCGCACCAGATGCGCCGGGGGAGGGTATCCGCGCCCACCTCGCTGATCTAGCGGACCAGGGCGTGGTGCAGGTTGCGCCGGAGTGA
- a CDS encoding sodium/glutamate symporter → MEYTPYSLLIDVGWISLLMVVGNLLRRKIGLFQRLLMPASITAGLLGLLFGPQVLGWINFSGQIGTYTSILIAFVFASMAYSMDLTPSVRTGAKNMWSYSTGMFMGQWGLFILLGIYFFQPVFGTESWFGMMLPVGFVGGFGTAAAVGTSLEGAGAVAASSLGFMSATVGTLSAIVGGLIFTSWGIRTGRTSTMPKKLPWELRSGYIDDLGARPSIGRATTNPSAIEPLALHLGFVMLTVMIAYLVNGFINDVFPTVSIPLFAMSFVIGLVGRILLGAVGRKDFLDKGTVSSMSGAATDYLIAFGVASIVPAAIADYWVPLALLFVLGIAYCVFVFFVLSPEFFGEKWLERGIFSWGWATAAVATGIALLKIVDPKLKSGTLNEYGVAYVGFAPFEIGMTILAPIAVIVGLTAGLGWLSLLIALAVLLVPIFLGRTPGRQRKAAAAAATAEA, encoded by the coding sequence GTGGAATACACCCCATACAGCCTGCTCATCGACGTCGGCTGGATCTCTCTGCTCATGGTCGTCGGTAACCTTCTGCGTCGTAAGATCGGTCTGTTCCAGCGTCTGCTCATGCCCGCCTCGATAACGGCCGGGCTGCTCGGGCTGCTGTTCGGGCCGCAGGTGCTCGGCTGGATCAACTTCTCCGGGCAGATCGGCACGTACACCTCGATCCTGATCGCCTTCGTCTTCGCCTCCATGGCGTACTCGATGGACCTCACCCCCTCGGTGCGTACCGGCGCGAAGAACATGTGGTCCTACTCGACGGGCATGTTCATGGGCCAGTGGGGCCTGTTCATCCTCCTGGGCATCTACTTCTTCCAGCCGGTGTTCGGTACCGAAAGCTGGTTCGGCATGATGCTGCCCGTCGGTTTCGTGGGCGGCTTCGGCACGGCCGCCGCCGTGGGAACCTCGCTGGAGGGTGCGGGTGCCGTGGCCGCCAGCTCGCTGGGCTTCATGTCCGCGACCGTGGGCACCCTGTCCGCCATCGTCGGCGGACTCATCTTCACCAGCTGGGGGATCCGCACCGGGCGTACATCCACGATGCCGAAGAAACTGCCCTGGGAGCTGCGCTCCGGCTACATCGACGACCTGGGGGCACGACCCTCGATAGGCAGGGCCACGACCAACCCCTCCGCGATCGAGCCGCTCGCCCTCCATCTGGGATTCGTGATGTTGACCGTGATGATCGCCTACCTGGTCAACGGTTTCATCAACGACGTCTTCCCGACCGTCTCCATCCCGCTCTTCGCCATGTCGTTCGTCATCGGGCTGGTCGGCCGCATCCTGCTGGGCGCCGTGGGCAGGAAGGACTTCCTGGACAAGGGGACCGTCAGTTCCATGTCCGGTGCGGCCACCGACTACCTCATCGCCTTCGGCGTCGCCTCCATCGTTCCGGCCGCGATCGCCGACTACTGGGTGCCGCTTGCCCTCCTGTTCGTGCTGGGTATCGCCTACTGCGTGTTCGTGTTCTTCGTCCTCTCGCCGGAGTTCTTCGGCGAGAAGTGGTTGGAGCGTGGCATCTTCTCCTGGGGCTGGGCCACCGCGGCTGTTGCCACCGGCATCGCGCTGCTCAAGATCGTCGATCCGAAGCTGAAGTCCGGCACCCTCAATGAATACGGCGTCGCGTACGTCGGGTTCGCCCCCTTCGAGATCGGCATGACCATCCTCGCCCCCATCGCCGTCATCGTCGGCCTGACCGCCGGGCTCGGCTGGCTCTCGCTGCTCATCGCGTTGGCTGTGCTGCTGGTGCCGATCTTCCTCGGGCGTACGCCGGGCAGGCAACGTAAGGCGGCGGCCGCGGCTGCCACGGCAGAAGCCTGA
- a CDS encoding MFS transporter: protein MRPFHHVLVNTLLANITTSYLWFCLAFWVYLETRNVGLTGAINGLYMALIATGSIFFGSVVDHHRKKTVMMLAAVATLVAFALAALVWVLWVDPTQVRADDPAIIAFAVIILVGAVVEHMRNIALSTTVTLMVPEAGRDKANGLVGMVQGLAFSLTSVISGLSIGYLGMEISLWIAVGLTVVALVHLLPLKITETQLVSPEATEDAADVITSGIDLRGSWAVIRLVPGLLALILFSSFNNLMGGVYTALMDPYGLEMYGPQLWGVVLAVTSVGFILGGALVAKVGLGGNPVRTLLLVNLAVAAIGATFALREWWWLFAAGMLAFMSLMPAAEAAEQTILQRVVPFRQQGRVFGLAIAIEMVANPVSAITVAVLAQSYVIPWMSTPAGWNSFGRLLGGGETRGMALMFTISGAVMFAVVVLAFFSRPYHRLSEYYASTSQDVAGQAGTGVS, encoded by the coding sequence GTGAGGCCATTCCACCACGTCCTGGTGAATACCCTGCTCGCGAACATCACCACGAGCTACCTCTGGTTCTGTCTGGCCTTCTGGGTCTATCTGGAGACGCGCAACGTCGGACTGACCGGGGCGATCAACGGCCTCTACATGGCCCTGATCGCCACCGGGTCGATCTTCTTCGGTTCAGTCGTCGACCATCACCGGAAGAAGACGGTGATGATGCTCGCGGCCGTCGCCACGCTCGTGGCATTCGCCCTCGCCGCGCTCGTGTGGGTGCTGTGGGTCGACCCGACGCAGGTGCGTGCCGACGATCCCGCCATCATCGCCTTCGCCGTCATCATCCTCGTCGGCGCCGTGGTGGAGCACATGCGCAACATCGCCCTGTCCACGACCGTGACCCTGATGGTCCCCGAGGCCGGGCGCGACAAGGCGAACGGGCTGGTCGGCATGGTGCAGGGCCTGGCCTTCTCCCTCACCTCGGTGATCTCGGGGCTGTCGATCGGCTACCTCGGCATGGAGATCTCCCTGTGGATCGCAGTGGGGCTGACGGTGGTGGCGCTGGTGCACCTTCTGCCCCTCAAGATCACGGAGACGCAGCTCGTCAGCCCGGAGGCTACGGAGGATGCCGCGGACGTGATCACGTCCGGCATCGATCTACGCGGCTCCTGGGCTGTGATCCGGCTGGTGCCCGGACTGCTGGCGCTGATCCTTTTCTCGTCCTTCAACAACCTCATGGGCGGGGTGTACACAGCGCTCATGGACCCCTACGGACTGGAGATGTACGGCCCACAGCTGTGGGGCGTCGTGCTCGCCGTGACGTCGGTCGGGTTCATCCTCGGCGGTGCGCTGGTGGCGAAGGTGGGCCTGGGCGGCAATCCGGTCCGGACCCTCCTGCTGGTCAATCTGGCCGTTGCGGCGATCGGCGCCACCTTCGCGCTGCGCGAGTGGTGGTGGCTGTTCGCCGCCGGGATGCTGGCCTTCATGTCGCTCATGCCCGCCGCCGAGGCGGCCGAACAGACGATTCTCCAGCGGGTCGTGCCCTTCCGCCAGCAAGGGCGGGTGTTCGGACTCGCGATCGCCATCGAAATGGTCGCGAACCCGGTGTCGGCGATCACCGTGGCGGTGCTGGCGCAGTCCTACGTGATCCCGTGGATGTCCACCCCCGCCGGCTGGAATTCCTTCGGTCGGCTCCTGGGCGGGGGCGAGACACGCGGGATGGCGCTGATGTTCACGATCTCCGGCGCGGTGATGTTCGCGGTGGTCGTGCTCGCATTCTTCTCGCGGCCGTACCACCGACTGTCGGAGTACTACGCGTCAACGAGCCAGGATGTGGCCGGGCAGGCCGGCACAGGCGTCAGCTGA
- the clpB gene encoding ATP-dependent chaperone ClpB, with the protein MTSFNPTTKTQEALQSALQLASANGNPDIRPAHLLAAILDQPEGIAAPVLKATGVDPETVAREARALVDGYPKAAGANLANPNFNRDALNALTAAQELAGELGDEYVSTEVLMAGIARGDNEAAKLLTGRGATYEAIKGAFPSVRGASKVTNQDPEGQFQALEKYSTDLTARAREGKIDPVIGRDSEIRRVVQVLSRRTKNNPVLIGEPGVGKTAIVEGLARRMVAGDVPESLKGKTLISLDLASMVAGAKYRGEFEERLKAVLDEIKNSDGQVVTFIDELHTIVGAGASGESAMDAGNMIKPMLARGELRLVGATTLDEYRKYIEKDAALERRFQQVYVGEPSVEDAVGILRGLKERYEVHHGVRIQDSALVAAATLSDRYITNRFLPDKAIDLVDEAASRLRMEIDSSPQEIDELERIVRRLEIEEVALAKETDDASRDRLEKLRSELADEREKLGELTSRWMNEKNSIDKVRGAKEELEKLRQESEIAERDGDYGRVAELRYGRIPELEKEVEAAQVEVAEGANNAMLSEEVTPDTIAEVVSAWTGIPAGKMLAGETEKLLAMESFLGNRVVGQHEAVQAVSDATRRARAGVADPNRPTGSFLFLGPTGVGKTELAKSLAEFLFDDERAMVRIDMSEYGEKHSVARLVGAPPGYVGYDAGGQLTEAVRRRPYTVVLFDEVEKAHPDVFDVLLQVLDEGRLTDGQGRTVDFRNTILILTSNLGAGGTREQMTEAVKRTFKPEFINRLDDVVIFDPLSREQLTNIVDIQIKQLAARLAGRRLSLDVSEAAKAWLADRGYDPAYGARPLRRLIQQAIGDRLAKELLAGDIRDGDTVRVDLADGDEALDVSRA; encoded by the coding sequence ATGACCTCGTTCAATCCCACCACCAAGACCCAGGAGGCCCTGCAGTCCGCACTGCAGCTGGCTTCCGCCAACGGCAACCCGGACATCCGCCCGGCGCACCTTCTGGCCGCGATTCTCGACCAACCGGAGGGGATCGCCGCCCCGGTGCTCAAAGCCACCGGCGTTGATCCGGAGACCGTCGCCCGCGAGGCGCGCGCCCTGGTCGACGGTTATCCCAAGGCCGCCGGAGCCAACCTGGCCAACCCCAACTTCAACCGGGATGCACTCAACGCACTGACCGCGGCCCAGGAGCTGGCCGGCGAGCTCGGCGACGAGTACGTCTCCACGGAGGTCCTCATGGCGGGCATCGCCCGGGGCGACAACGAGGCGGCGAAGCTGCTCACCGGTCGAGGTGCCACCTACGAGGCCATCAAGGGTGCCTTCCCGTCCGTGCGTGGTGCCTCGAAGGTGACCAACCAGGACCCGGAGGGCCAGTTCCAGGCGCTGGAGAAGTACTCCACCGACCTGACCGCGCGTGCACGCGAAGGCAAGATCGACCCGGTGATCGGCCGTGACTCGGAGATCCGCCGCGTGGTGCAGGTGCTCAGCCGACGCACCAAGAACAACCCGGTGCTCATCGGTGAGCCCGGCGTGGGTAAGACCGCGATCGTGGAAGGCCTGGCCCGACGTATGGTGGCCGGAGACGTGCCGGAGTCCCTGAAGGGCAAGACCCTCATTTCGCTCGACCTGGCCTCGATGGTCGCCGGTGCGAAGTACCGTGGCGAGTTCGAGGAGCGGCTGAAGGCCGTCCTGGACGAGATCAAGAACTCCGACGGGCAGGTGGTCACCTTCATCGACGAGCTGCACACCATCGTCGGTGCCGGTGCCTCCGGCGAGTCCGCGATGGACGCCGGAAACATGATCAAGCCGATGCTGGCCCGCGGTGAACTGCGCCTGGTCGGCGCGACCACCCTGGACGAGTACCGGAAGTACATCGAGAAGGACGCCGCCCTTGAGCGTCGTTTCCAGCAGGTGTACGTCGGCGAGCCGTCGGTCGAGGATGCCGTGGGCATTCTGCGCGGTCTGAAGGAACGTTACGAGGTCCACCACGGTGTCCGCATCCAGGACTCGGCCCTCGTCGCGGCCGCGACCCTGTCGGACCGCTACATCACCAACCGCTTCCTCCCGGACAAGGCGATCGACCTGGTCGATGAGGCTGCCAGCCGCCTGCGCATGGAGATCGACTCCTCCCCGCAGGAGATCGATGAGCTCGAGCGCATTGTCCGTCGCCTCGAGATCGAGGAGGTCGCGCTGGCCAAGGAGACCGACGACGCCTCCAGGGACCGTCTGGAGAAACTGCGTTCCGAGCTCGCCGACGAACGCGAGAAGCTCGGTGAGCTCACGTCCCGATGGATGAACGAGAAAAACTCGATCGACAAGGTACGCGGCGCCAAGGAGGAACTGGAGAAGCTGCGTCAGGAGTCCGAGATCGCCGAGCGCGACGGGGACTACGGCCGGGTCGCCGAGCTGCGTTACGGTCGTATCCCCGAGCTGGAGAAGGAGGTCGAGGCCGCTCAGGTCGAGGTCGCCGAGGGTGCGAACAACGCCATGCTCAGTGAAGAGGTCACCCCGGACACCATCGCCGAGGTCGTCTCCGCGTGGACCGGCATCCCGGCGGGCAAGATGCTCGCGGGCGAGACCGAGAAGCTGCTGGCCATGGAGTCCTTCCTGGGCAACCGCGTCGTCGGTCAGCACGAGGCCGTGCAGGCAGTCTCTGACGCGACCCGCCGCGCCCGCGCCGGCGTCGCCGACCCGAACCGCCCGACCGGTTCCTTCCTCTTCCTCGGTCCGACCGGCGTGGGTAAGACCGAGCTGGCGAAGTCCCTGGCGGAGTTCCTCTTCGACGACGAACGCGCCATGGTGCGCATCGACATGTCCGAGTACGGCGAGAAGCACTCCGTCGCACGTCTCGTGGGTGCCCCTCCGGGGTACGTCGGTTATGACGCCGGCGGCCAGCTCACCGAGGCGGTCCGTCGCCGCCCTTACACGGTCGTGCTCTTCGATGAGGTCGAGAAGGCCCACCCGGACGTCTTCGACGTGCTGCTCCAGGTCCTCGACGAAGGTCGGCTCACCGACGGCCAGGGCCGGACGGTTGACTTCCGTAACACCATCCTCATCCTCACCTCGAACCTGGGCGCCGGCGGCACCCGGGAGCAGATGACGGAGGCCGTGAAGCGGACGTTCAAGCCGGAGTTCATCAACCGTCTGGACGACGTGGTGATCTTCGACCCGCTCTCCCGGGAGCAGCTGACCAACATCGTGGACATCCAGATCAAGCAGCTGGCCGCCCGCCTGGCGGGCCGCCGCCTGAGCCTGGATGTCTCCGAGGCGGCGAAGGCCTGGCTCGCGGACCGTGGTTACGACCCGGCCTACGGCGCCCGTCCGCTGCGCCGCCTGATCCAGCAGGCGATCGGCGACCGACTGGCAAAGGAGCTGCTCGCCGGCGATATCCGTGACGGTGACACCGTCCGCGTCGATCTCGCCGACGGGGACGAGGCGCTGGACGTCAGCCGCGCCTGA
- a CDS encoding DUF302 domain-containing protein, translated as MSLTIATTLNTDFDDAVQRTRAALAEVGFGVLTEIDMTATLKKKIDADIEDYVILGACNPGFAHRALQVERQIGALLPCNVTVRRNPENSGEIFVEAADPRTLMAAAGNDELTAAAEEVAELLSKAVASLS; from the coding sequence ATGTCGCTCACCATCGCCACGACCTTGAACACCGATTTCGATGATGCCGTCCAGCGCACGCGCGCCGCACTCGCCGAGGTCGGCTTCGGTGTCCTCACCGAGATCGACATGACCGCGACCCTGAAGAAGAAGATCGACGCGGACATCGAGGACTATGTCATCCTGGGCGCCTGCAACCCCGGCTTCGCGCACCGGGCCCTGCAGGTGGAGCGCCAGATCGGTGCACTGCTGCCGTGCAACGTCACCGTCCGCCGGAACCCGGAGAACTCCGGGGAGATCTTCGTGGAGGCCGCCGACCCGCGCACGCTCATGGCTGCCGCCGGAAACGACGAGCTGACCGCCGCCGCCGAGGAGGTCGCGGAGCTGCTGTCTAAGGCCGTCGCCAGCCTCAGCTGA
- a CDS encoding glucose-1-phosphate adenylyltransferase family protein, with product MNSNVPTVVALILAGGYGSRLSPLTDARPKPAVPLAGSYRLIDVALSNLAHSGLRDVWVVEQYRPGLLNRHLAGGRPWDMDGTRRGLRIVPPEERDDDDRDGFSEGNGHALYQQLDALAEFGADTVVVLSADHLYQLDMRPVLAQHHERGSELTIITTEVLEDPSRYGVVSATPEGTVTGYEYKPADPSGNIVATEVFVYRVEALKRAITELLEGDSGANGADLGDYGDTIVPHLVEHGLVHEYRMTGYWRDLGTIDAYFQAHMELIDGGGIQLDRPDWPLLTNLSVSSPARIDAGATVTTSMICPGARIRGAVEHSLIGPGVTVERGATVSRSVLIGDVVVPTGAHLESVIADHGVTIPAGHIGKTKPGPGNITVIVDESSTDRGDALTP from the coding sequence ATGAACAGTAATGTCCCGACTGTGGTGGCACTCATCCTGGCGGGAGGGTACGGCAGCCGGTTGTCCCCGCTGACCGATGCCCGCCCCAAGCCTGCGGTCCCGCTGGCAGGTTCCTACCGGCTCATTGACGTCGCCCTGTCCAACCTGGCGCACTCAGGGTTGCGTGACGTGTGGGTCGTCGAGCAGTACCGCCCGGGTCTGCTCAACCGCCACCTGGCGGGTGGTCGTCCCTGGGATATGGACGGAACGCGTCGCGGTCTGCGGATCGTGCCTCCGGAGGAGCGGGACGACGATGACCGGGACGGCTTTTCCGAGGGCAACGGGCATGCGCTCTATCAGCAGCTGGACGCTCTGGCGGAGTTTGGCGCGGACACGGTCGTGGTGCTCAGCGCGGACCATCTCTACCAGTTGGACATGCGCCCGGTGCTGGCACAGCATCATGAGCGCGGGAGTGAACTGACCATCATCACCACCGAGGTCCTGGAGGACCCCTCCCGCTACGGCGTGGTCAGTGCCACCCCAGAGGGGACCGTGACCGGGTACGAGTACAAGCCCGCCGATCCTTCCGGAAATATCGTCGCCACCGAGGTCTTCGTCTACCGGGTGGAAGCGCTCAAGCGGGCCATCACCGAACTCCTCGAGGGCGACTCCGGGGCGAACGGGGCAGACCTGGGGGACTACGGTGACACCATCGTCCCTCATCTGGTGGAACACGGTCTGGTCCACGAATACCGGATGACGGGGTACTGGCGTGACCTGGGGACCATCGACGCCTATTTCCAGGCGCACATGGAACTCATCGACGGCGGAGGCATCCAGCTCGACCGCCCTGACTGGCCTCTGCTCACCAACCTGTCGGTGAGTTCCCCGGCGCGCATCGACGCCGGCGCCACCGTCACCACCAGCATGATCTGTCCCGGTGCCCGTATCCGGGGCGCGGTCGAACACAGCCTCATCGGTCCCGGCGTGACGGTGGAACGGGGAGCGACGGTGTCCCGGTCCGTCCTCATCGGAGATGTGGTGGTACCCACGGGTGCGCATCTTGAATCCGTCATCGCGGATCACGGGGTGACCATCCCCGCCGGGCACATCGGGAAAACCAAACCGGGTCCCGGCAACATCACCGTCATCGTCGATGAATCCTCCACCGACCGGGGCGACGCACTCACACCGTAG